One region of Sulfuriroseicoccus oceanibius genomic DNA includes:
- a CDS encoding Sip1-related alpha-galactosidase, which produces MRFRWVCFLLGLAANVCLAGEIDVRQFDGAGVLEAQVVSAKPDGRGLIERDVLLLPDYEAGIFYAPYTDGRAAIGNRFLGVAFTDMDHLAQRRAELKTGRAIADADLGSFLCLKLEDRRYLALLALAGEGAFSSFTFRDQSLWVDAGTFGTAEYSGWLPKLAYAHGSTPHEASLAVWKAALASQSVNHSARMRGEKRFPEPFRYPGYCTWEHLRRDLSDGRLAGTMKKMADHPVAFRWLLVDDGYEHHRDEGLLGFAPDPEKFPHGFAPLQKLKEETGIRWLGAWWYMGGYFAGVSPSHGIAEYHGILEEGRDAVGGLVPRMNQEAADEFYGARALAMARDGIDFIKVDFQTKYFRDHLGGANPVQAFSYYHRGLEKAFEENFSALINCIAQHHLHVMKHRMSSTIRFSMDFNKHDEEHNALITVQSLRNSLYLGHVHWGDYDMFLTSNRSGRLMAEIRAIAGSPLYVSEAIDAVKADVLLPAVWSDGEVLRPLAPATLTPDGFFGCLDRMPLRAVAPLPGEVATFWLANVWRDDPMQVELSPADYGFGGMMMQPYEGLWQQPEEGLVAYEWKTGKAWKMQGEYKVSLARWESSIVHLVPVRHGWAVLGRPDKYLAPAACRVVEQSTERLKLEVREGGPLLIWSERGVPKLEGRAMREVSEHLYRADLESGGSDVVVTVDR; this is translated from the coding sequence ATGCGATTCAGGTGGGTTTGCTTTCTGTTGGGGCTGGCGGCCAATGTCTGCCTGGCAGGCGAGATTGATGTGCGCCAGTTTGATGGGGCAGGGGTGCTGGAGGCTCAGGTGGTATCAGCCAAGCCTGATGGGAGAGGGCTGATCGAGCGAGATGTACTGCTCTTGCCGGACTACGAGGCCGGGATTTTCTATGCACCTTACACCGACGGCCGTGCGGCGATTGGCAACCGCTTTCTCGGAGTGGCATTCACGGATATGGACCATCTCGCGCAGCGGCGCGCTGAGCTCAAGACCGGACGGGCGATCGCCGATGCAGATCTTGGTTCGTTTCTTTGTTTGAAGTTAGAGGATAGGCGTTATCTCGCGCTGCTGGCACTAGCGGGTGAGGGGGCGTTCTCGTCGTTTACGTTCCGTGACCAATCGCTGTGGGTGGATGCGGGCACGTTTGGCACGGCGGAATACTCTGGCTGGCTGCCAAAGCTGGCTTATGCGCATGGGAGCACGCCGCACGAGGCGAGCCTTGCGGTGTGGAAGGCGGCTCTTGCGTCGCAGAGTGTGAACCATTCGGCGCGGATGCGGGGGGAGAAGCGGTTTCCCGAGCCATTCCGGTATCCTGGGTATTGCACGTGGGAACACCTGCGCCGTGACCTCAGTGACGGGAGGTTGGCCGGAACGATGAAGAAGATGGCGGATCACCCCGTGGCGTTTCGGTGGTTGTTGGTCGATGACGGGTATGAACACCACCGGGACGAGGGGTTGTTGGGTTTTGCTCCGGATCCGGAAAAGTTTCCGCATGGGTTTGCGCCGCTGCAAAAGCTCAAGGAGGAGACTGGCATCCGCTGGCTGGGAGCGTGGTGGTATATGGGTGGTTATTTTGCAGGAGTGTCGCCTAGCCACGGAATCGCGGAGTACCATGGGATCTTGGAGGAGGGCCGGGATGCGGTTGGTGGGTTGGTGCCGCGGATGAATCAGGAGGCGGCAGATGAGTTTTATGGTGCCCGGGCCCTTGCGATGGCGCGGGATGGGATTGATTTCATCAAGGTGGACTTCCAGACGAAGTACTTCCGCGATCACCTTGGGGGGGCGAACCCGGTGCAGGCGTTCAGTTACTATCACCGGGGACTTGAAAAGGCGTTTGAGGAGAACTTTTCAGCCCTGATCAACTGCATAGCCCAACATCACCTGCATGTGATGAAGCATCGGATGAGTTCAACGATCCGCTTCAGCATGGATTTCAACAAGCATGACGAGGAGCACAATGCGTTGATCACCGTCCAAAGTCTGCGCAATTCGCTTTATCTCGGGCATGTGCATTGGGGGGACTACGACATGTTTCTGACGTCCAACCGCTCGGGGAGGTTGATGGCCGAGATCCGGGCGATCGCGGGGAGTCCGTTGTATGTTTCTGAGGCGATTGATGCGGTGAAGGCGGATGTTTTGCTGCCGGCGGTTTGGAGCGATGGGGAAGTGTTGCGACCATTGGCGCCGGCGACATTGACTCCGGATGGGTTCTTTGGTTGCCTGGACCGGATGCCATTGCGTGCGGTGGCTCCGCTGCCTGGGGAGGTTGCTACATTCTGGCTCGCCAATGTGTGGCGTGATGATCCGATGCAGGTGGAGCTTAGCCCTGCAGATTACGGGTTTGGCGGGATGATGATGCAGCCTTATGAGGGGCTGTGGCAACAACCGGAAGAGGGGCTGGTGGCGTATGAGTGGAAGACCGGCAAGGCGTGGAAGATGCAAGGTGAGTACAAGGTTTCACTTGCCCGTTGGGAGTCGAGTATCGTGCATTTGGTTCCGGTGCGCCACGGATGGGCTGTGCTCGGGCGGCCTGACAAGTATCTCGCGCCGGCGGCGTGCCGAGTGGTCGAGCAGAGCACCGAACGGCTCAAGCTTGAGGTCCGGGAGGGAGGGCCGCTTTTGATTTGGTCCGAGCGCGGGGTGCCCAAGCTGGAGGGCAGAGCGATGCGTGAAGTGAGTGAGCACCTGTACCGTGCGGATTTGGAAAGCGGCGGATCCGATGTGGTTGTGACGGTGGATCGGTAG
- a CDS encoding sigma-70 family RNA polymerase sigma factor, translating into MPPEEEKDQEFVQLLTSHQTPLRAFVISLVPGSPDVEDILQDTNVVLWEKRESFELGTNFRAWAFVIARNVTMAVLRKNKRNAAPMLDEQVIHAVSESWHQREQVNDPLKRHALDLCLAALRPADREIVQARYQTGTSLTKHAVAKGRSAESLRTALYRIRAKLRKCVDQRVKMAGGDA; encoded by the coding sequence ATGCCCCCCGAAGAAGAAAAAGACCAGGAATTCGTCCAGTTGCTGACGAGTCATCAAACGCCATTACGCGCGTTTGTGATCTCATTGGTGCCTGGCTCTCCTGACGTGGAAGACATCCTGCAGGACACCAACGTGGTGCTGTGGGAGAAGCGGGAAAGCTTTGAGCTGGGGACCAATTTCCGGGCATGGGCATTTGTGATTGCTCGCAACGTGACGATGGCCGTGTTGCGCAAGAACAAACGCAATGCCGCCCCAATGTTGGACGAACAAGTGATCCACGCGGTGAGCGAGAGCTGGCATCAGCGGGAACAGGTGAACGATCCGTTGAAGCGCCATGCCTTGGACCTTTGTTTGGCGGCATTGCGTCCTGCCGACCGCGAGATCGTGCAGGCCCGCTATCAGACGGGAACGAGTTTGACCAAGCATGCGGTGGCGAAGGGGCGTAGTGCGGAGTCACTGCGCACGGCGCTTTACCGGATCCGGGCCAAGCTGCGCAAGTGTGTGGACCAGCGTGTGAAGATGGCGGGAGGTGACGCGTGA